TGGGCCCAATTCAAGAACAGTCTGCAATGATATACCAGAATCTTGTGGTTCACCTAATAAAGAACAAATTTGAAAGTATTTTGTTATGCTCAGGATTCAGAGCTTCAACTCTTGAGGTATTCAATAAGACAAACTTACCAGGTCCTGGAGAAATAAGTATTCCTCTTGGGTTCTTCCTACACAATCATGAAAAAAGGAGCATGATCATCAAAATGAGAGTTTCCTTTTGGGATAAAAAGCATCCACGTCAAAATTGAAAAATGCTCTAAGAGAACTATATATACCTTTTTACATCCTCTATGGTCAGTTCATCATTACGATACACCTCGAAGTTTAATCCAAGCTCCCCCATATACTTCATCATAAAACACAAAATGTCAAAAAAAGGCATGCTGGGCTCATAGCATATGTTTTAGTAAAGTGCAAAAAGAAATgtatcttgaaaaaaaaaggataaatgGATGCGACCTATGAGGAACAATTGAAATACACGCCGTTAGCCTAATTGTCAATAATAATGACATGCCCCAAGAAAGATCTATTATCCTAAGATCTAGCATCAAGAgcgaaaataaaagaaataatcCCATCATGGCATAACATCTCATCTTGCGAATAGTCAAACATTTTTCAATCTAATTAAAGCCGAAGGAAAAATGTTCAAACAATTATCCAGAAATGTGCAAAGAACAACAGCATTTGAGCAACCAAATGAACAATGCTGCACACATGCCACGGGAGAAGATCGCCGCCACTCATCTCGAGTAGCAAAGGATATCACATACACAGATCACAGAACCAAAACGATTCGGAACAAGGGGACACGTCCCAAACAAACACAAAACGGCGTATACCTGGCAGAGGTTGTAGGTAAAGCTGTCGTAGTTGTCGATGACGATGATGGGCTGCTTCTCCGTGGCCGGGCGGCCGTTCAGgtccgccaccggcgccgccaccgcggcgaaGGCCACGGGGGacgccgccctcccgccccTAGCCGACAGCACGCCGCTCGCGAGACCTGCGGGTGGGAGGCAGCGCAGCCAAATCGGTCAACAATGAGCCGAATCAGGCGAGGAAAGGCCGCGCGGCCCGAGGGTGTGAGAGTGAAACTGGGAAGAGCGGTCCGTACGgggcgtcgccgggacgcgcgCGAAGGCGGGTGCatgggagggagccggggagcGCGCGCGGGCCGCGGCGGTCGCCGCGGAAGGCGCCGCGGCGAGGTGGGAGCAGGCCATTCGCGGCTACAGGGAAGGGGGGCAGCCGGAGGGGTCACGTGGTGGAGGAGCGCGGGGGAGAGGTGGGCTTCTGCTTATATA
This portion of the Setaria viridis chromosome 7, Setaria_viridis_v4.0, whole genome shotgun sequence genome encodes:
- the LOC117862519 gene encoding anthranilate synthase beta subunit 1, chloroplastic; this translates as MACSHLAAAPSAATAAARARSPAPSHAPAFARVPATPRLASGVLSARGGRAASPVAFAAVAAPVADLNGRPATEKQPIIVIDNYDSFTYNLCQYMGELGLNFEVYRNDELTIEDVKRKNPRGILISPGPGEPQDSGISLQTVLELGPTIPIFGVCMGLQCIGEAFGGKIIRAPSGVMHGKSSPVFYDEELGKALFNGLPNPFTAARYHSLVIEEETFPHDALEATAWTEDGLIMAARHKKYKHIQGVQFHPESIITPEGKKIILNFVKFIEELEKQRS